One genomic segment of Choristoneura fumiferana chromosome Z, NRCan_CFum_1, whole genome shotgun sequence includes these proteins:
- the t gene encoding C45 family peptidase tan isoform X1, which translates to MSPFRLSVCVLLILAGTDGLVEKLGRRNAVPVVYLKGSHYDIGFDTGRLFASVIKNFLVTYENLPDFEKEYATETGRGAYDKTLANMKNRYPQYVKEIQGIADGANVPFYKLFLLHLDDIIGTINDPKLPRADAGGCSSIGINTPDASVLGHNEDAFSATLNHWYIVSAHVIPSPEEIQYGAVEERFASLCYAGQLPGYTMGHNENGLVFSINTLSALHLKPGGTPRTFITRALLAAKSFAEAEKILRDEGLGAANGFSINMIWSDAWGARQLYNVEVAPEKTDKSARSALNVHKYDKDSLVHCNIYQRLNVTEVIGPIIDSSVARLSAINHHKPPTNRRDVAAILSDTSGKTFTVWQGRPDTIIKTITTGIFDLDKRSWSIYIDQANNSEPVAVLPLRFTQLNELF; encoded by the exons GTACCGATGGACTGGTGGAGAAGCTCGGACGGCGTAACGCTGTGCCCGTCGTGTATCTAAAGGGCAGTCACTACGACATCGGTTTTGATACG GGTCGCCTCTTCGCGTCCGTCATCAAGAACTTCCTCGTCACTTACGAGAACTTGCCCGACTTCGAAAAGGAGTATGCCACGGAGACGGGGCGGGGAGCGTATGACAAGACACTGGCTAACATGAAGAATAGATACCCGCAGTACGTGAAAGAGATCCAGGGGATCGCTGATGGAGCCAACGTGCCCTTTTACAAG CTGTTCCTTCTTCATTTGGACGACATCATCGGCACTATTAACGATCCGAAGCTGCCGCGAGCTGACGCCGGGGGCTGCAGCTCCATCGGCATCAACACTCCTGATGCT tctgtTTTAGGCCATAACGAAGACGCCTTCAGTGCCACCCTTAACCATTGGTACATCGTGTCAGCTCACGTCATACCATCTCCAGAAGAAATCCAATACGGG GCGGTGGAGGAGAGATTCGCGTCGCTCTGCTACGCCGGCCAGCTGCCAGGATACACTATGGGCCACAACGAGAATGGTCTGGTCTTCTCCATCAACACCCTCAGTGCTTTGCACCTCAAGCCAGGAGGCACCC CTCGCACGTTCATTACGAGAGCTCTGCTGGCCGCCAAGAGTTTTGCGGAGGCAGAGAAGATCCTGCGAGACGAAGGTCTGGGTGCCGCTAATG GATTCTCCATAAACATGATCTGGTCTGACGCGTGGGGCGCGCGGCAACTCTACAATGTGGAAGTGGCGCCAGAAAAGACCGACAAAAGCGCCAGGAGCGCCCTCAACGTCCACAAATACGATAAGGACTCGCTCGTGCACTGCAACAT CTACCAACGCCTGAACGTGACAGAGGTGATTGGCCCCATAATAGACAGCAGCGTGGCGCGTCTATCGGCGATAAATCACCACAAGCCACCTACGAATAGGCGTGACGTGGCAGCAATACTCTCTGACACTAGTGGCAAGACGTTCACCGTGTGGCAAGGCCGTCCGGACACCATTATTAAGACCATAACTACAG GTATATTCGACCTGGACAAGCGTTCTTGGAGTATCTACATAGACCAAGCTAACAACTCCGAGCCAGTGGCTGTGCTGCCTCTGCGATTCACACAGCTCAACGAACTGTTCTAA
- the t gene encoding C45 family peptidase tan isoform X3: MEKGTDGLVEKLGRRNAVPVVYLKGSHYDIGFDTGRLFASVIKNFLVTYENLPDFEKEYATETGRGAYDKTLANMKNRYPQYVKEIQGIADGANVPFYKLFLLHLDDIIGTINDPKLPRADAGGCSSIGINTPDASVLGHNEDAFSATLNHWYIVSAHVIPSPEEIQYGAVEERFASLCYAGQLPGYTMGHNENGLVFSINTLSALHLKPGGTPRTFITRALLAAKSFAEAEKILRDEGLGAANGFSINMIWSDAWGARQLYNVEVAPEKTDKSARSALNVHKYDKDSLVHCNIYQRLNVTEVIGPIIDSSVARLSAINHHKPPTNRRDVAAILSDTSGKTFTVWQGRPDTIIKTITTGIFDLDKRSWSIYIDQANNSEPVAVLPLRFTQLNELF; the protein is encoded by the exons GTACCGATGGACTGGTGGAGAAGCTCGGACGGCGTAACGCTGTGCCCGTCGTGTATCTAAAGGGCAGTCACTACGACATCGGTTTTGATACG GGTCGCCTCTTCGCGTCCGTCATCAAGAACTTCCTCGTCACTTACGAGAACTTGCCCGACTTCGAAAAGGAGTATGCCACGGAGACGGGGCGGGGAGCGTATGACAAGACACTGGCTAACATGAAGAATAGATACCCGCAGTACGTGAAAGAGATCCAGGGGATCGCTGATGGAGCCAACGTGCCCTTTTACAAG CTGTTCCTTCTTCATTTGGACGACATCATCGGCACTATTAACGATCCGAAGCTGCCGCGAGCTGACGCCGGGGGCTGCAGCTCCATCGGCATCAACACTCCTGATGCT tctgtTTTAGGCCATAACGAAGACGCCTTCAGTGCCACCCTTAACCATTGGTACATCGTGTCAGCTCACGTCATACCATCTCCAGAAGAAATCCAATACGGG GCGGTGGAGGAGAGATTCGCGTCGCTCTGCTACGCCGGCCAGCTGCCAGGATACACTATGGGCCACAACGAGAATGGTCTGGTCTTCTCCATCAACACCCTCAGTGCTTTGCACCTCAAGCCAGGAGGCACCC CTCGCACGTTCATTACGAGAGCTCTGCTGGCCGCCAAGAGTTTTGCGGAGGCAGAGAAGATCCTGCGAGACGAAGGTCTGGGTGCCGCTAATG GATTCTCCATAAACATGATCTGGTCTGACGCGTGGGGCGCGCGGCAACTCTACAATGTGGAAGTGGCGCCAGAAAAGACCGACAAAAGCGCCAGGAGCGCCCTCAACGTCCACAAATACGATAAGGACTCGCTCGTGCACTGCAACAT CTACCAACGCCTGAACGTGACAGAGGTGATTGGCCCCATAATAGACAGCAGCGTGGCGCGTCTATCGGCGATAAATCACCACAAGCCACCTACGAATAGGCGTGACGTGGCAGCAATACTCTCTGACACTAGTGGCAAGACGTTCACCGTGTGGCAAGGCCGTCCGGACACCATTATTAAGACCATAACTACAG GTATATTCGACCTGGACAAGCGTTCTTGGAGTATCTACATAGACCAAGCTAACAACTCCGAGCCAGTGGCTGTGCTGCCTCTGCGATTCACACAGCTCAACGAACTGTTCTAA
- the t gene encoding C45 family peptidase tan isoform X2: protein MPEYSGTDGLVEKLGRRNAVPVVYLKGSHYDIGFDTGRLFASVIKNFLVTYENLPDFEKEYATETGRGAYDKTLANMKNRYPQYVKEIQGIADGANVPFYKLFLLHLDDIIGTINDPKLPRADAGGCSSIGINTPDASVLGHNEDAFSATLNHWYIVSAHVIPSPEEIQYGAVEERFASLCYAGQLPGYTMGHNENGLVFSINTLSALHLKPGGTPRTFITRALLAAKSFAEAEKILRDEGLGAANGFSINMIWSDAWGARQLYNVEVAPEKTDKSARSALNVHKYDKDSLVHCNIYQRLNVTEVIGPIIDSSVARLSAINHHKPPTNRRDVAAILSDTSGKTFTVWQGRPDTIIKTITTGIFDLDKRSWSIYIDQANNSEPVAVLPLRFTQLNELF from the exons ATGCCGGAATACAGTG GTACCGATGGACTGGTGGAGAAGCTCGGACGGCGTAACGCTGTGCCCGTCGTGTATCTAAAGGGCAGTCACTACGACATCGGTTTTGATACG GGTCGCCTCTTCGCGTCCGTCATCAAGAACTTCCTCGTCACTTACGAGAACTTGCCCGACTTCGAAAAGGAGTATGCCACGGAGACGGGGCGGGGAGCGTATGACAAGACACTGGCTAACATGAAGAATAGATACCCGCAGTACGTGAAAGAGATCCAGGGGATCGCTGATGGAGCCAACGTGCCCTTTTACAAG CTGTTCCTTCTTCATTTGGACGACATCATCGGCACTATTAACGATCCGAAGCTGCCGCGAGCTGACGCCGGGGGCTGCAGCTCCATCGGCATCAACACTCCTGATGCT tctgtTTTAGGCCATAACGAAGACGCCTTCAGTGCCACCCTTAACCATTGGTACATCGTGTCAGCTCACGTCATACCATCTCCAGAAGAAATCCAATACGGG GCGGTGGAGGAGAGATTCGCGTCGCTCTGCTACGCCGGCCAGCTGCCAGGATACACTATGGGCCACAACGAGAATGGTCTGGTCTTCTCCATCAACACCCTCAGTGCTTTGCACCTCAAGCCAGGAGGCACCC CTCGCACGTTCATTACGAGAGCTCTGCTGGCCGCCAAGAGTTTTGCGGAGGCAGAGAAGATCCTGCGAGACGAAGGTCTGGGTGCCGCTAATG GATTCTCCATAAACATGATCTGGTCTGACGCGTGGGGCGCGCGGCAACTCTACAATGTGGAAGTGGCGCCAGAAAAGACCGACAAAAGCGCCAGGAGCGCCCTCAACGTCCACAAATACGATAAGGACTCGCTCGTGCACTGCAACAT CTACCAACGCCTGAACGTGACAGAGGTGATTGGCCCCATAATAGACAGCAGCGTGGCGCGTCTATCGGCGATAAATCACCACAAGCCACCTACGAATAGGCGTGACGTGGCAGCAATACTCTCTGACACTAGTGGCAAGACGTTCACCGTGTGGCAAGGCCGTCCGGACACCATTATTAAGACCATAACTACAG GTATATTCGACCTGGACAAGCGTTCTTGGAGTATCTACATAGACCAAGCTAACAACTCCGAGCCAGTGGCTGTGCTGCCTCTGCGATTCACACAGCTCAACGAACTGTTCTAA